Proteins found in one Zea mays cultivar B73 chromosome 1, Zm-B73-REFERENCE-NAM-5.0, whole genome shotgun sequence genomic segment:
- the LOC100276087 gene encoding uncharacterized protein LOC100276087 — translation MQDRMRRQGQYGEADINSMVAAQLHHYQAQQRVQKHPENSYTGRDPAQASAEHQYTPPKARQSQWDRGGPNAPSQVPSYAYNEAQGAGGAQSFYDGQRSDTKVGLEKQPSKESREQPRTERTETRYENYNLPRTFEGLEQSFHEDIILLSKELQEAEDAENSRHMERLKDINTQYQEKLLALRARQANYRDEFLRKESLARQQQYQHASMSHYASNSTAGEQHGYNPTAAGTPPVAAGGAYGEAHRGYASGQYESFSDRPDYPEFHDGGRGRGRSSEQRAQYPGGRAYNSGGRRF, via the exons ATGCAGGATAGAATGAGACGGCAGGGGCAATATGGTGAAGCGGATATTAACTCTATGGTTGCTGCCCAGTTGCATCACTACCAGGCACAGCAAAGGGTACAGAAACACCCTGAGAATAGCTACACTGGAAGAGATCCTGCACAAGCTTCTGCGGAGCATCAGTACACTCCCCCTAAAGCAAGACAGAGTCAATGGGATCGAGGTGGACCAAATGCGCCAAGCCAGGTTCCATCATATGCATATAACGAAG CCCAAGGTGCTGGAGGTGCGCAATCCTTTTATGATGGGCAGAGATCTGATACAAAGGTTGGTCTAGAAAAGCAGCCCAGCAAGGAGTCTAGGGAGCAACCTCGTACTGAACGAACTGAAACAAGATACGAGAATTATAATCTTCCTCGGACATTCGAAGGTCTTGAACAAAGTTTCCATGAAGACATTATTTTGCTATCCAAGGAACTACAGGAGGCAGAGGATGCTGAAAATTCTAGACACATGGAG AGATTGAAGGATATAAATACACAGTACCAGGAGAAACTATTAGCACTTAGAGCTCGGCAAGCGAACTATAGAGATGAGTTCCTGCGCAAGGAATCTCTAGCACGCCAGCAGCAATACCAGCACGCCAGCATGAGCCATTACGCTAGCAATTCCACGGCTGGGGAGCAGCATGGTTATAACCCAACGGCAGCAGGCACGCCTCCTGTTGCTGCTGGAGGTGCTTATGGTGAGGCTCATCGGGGTTATGCTTCTGGCCAGTATGAATCATTTAGCGATCGTCCAGATTATCCAGAGTTCCATGATGGGGGCAGAGGTCGTGGTCGTAGTTCTGAGCAGCGTGCTCAATACCCTGGTGGTCGTGCTTATAATTCCGGTGGCCGGCGATTCTAG
- the LOC100272530 gene encoding callose synthase 11, producing MPKTPTTAPPPRSPRSPPARPPAENPNHRLDRRDPRRPERHDPRLHARMPKTPTTAPPPRSIPAAPNAMIPACTSACRKPQPSHPSGRERREPRARFAAAKAEANKRKRLIPFPSHDSQLSAASRHRNLAVTPQIPISATASREDEPPPQPPPAYNIIPIHDVVMQGEHPSLRFPEVRAAVEALAHAADLPPPPLARGWDAFRADLFDWLGATCGFQLDNVRNQREHLVLLLANAQLRAGGTLPTDHPADVLHHSIARDIRRKLLKNYKTWCSYLGKRPHVHVPSGGRRVAQGVGPDTRRDLLYTALYLLIWGEAANLRFMPECLCYIFHYMGTRSQPCHRPVD from the exons ATGCCGAAAACCCCAACCACCGCCCCGCCGCCCCGATCGCCGCGATCCCCGCCTGCACGCCCGCCTGCCGAAAACCCCAACCACCGCCTCGATCGCCGCGATCCCCGCCGCCCCGAACGCCACGATCCCCGCCTGCACGCCCGCATGCCGAAAACCCCAACTACCGCCCCGCCGCCCCGATCGATCCCCGCCGCCCCGAACGCCATGATCCCCGCCTGCACGTCCGCGTGCCGAAAACCCCAGCCAAGCCATCCCTCCGGCCGCGAACGCCGCGAACCCCGCGCGCGATTCGCAGCGGCAAAAGCTGAAGCAAACAAACGCAAACGGCTCATCCCATTCCCATCACATGATTCCCAACTCAGCGCCGCATCGCGTCACCGCAATCTCGCAGTCACCCCCCAAATTCCCAT CTCCGCGACCGCTAGCCGTGAGGATGAGCCTCCTCCGCAACCGCCGCCGGCTTACAACATCATCCCGATCCACGACGTGGTGATGCAAGGGGAGCACCCGTCGCTACGGTTCCCGGAGGTGCGCGCGGCCGTGGAGGCGCTGGCGCACGCGGCggacctgccgccgccgccgctcgcccGCGGCTGGGACGCCTTCCGTGCCGACCTCTTCGACTGGCTCGGCGCCACCTGCGGCTTCCAGCTCGACAACGTCCGCAACCAGCGGGAGCACCTCGTGCTCCTCCTCGCCAACGCGCAGCTCCGCGCAGGCGGCACCCTCCCCACCGACCACCCCGCCGACGTGCTGCACCACTCCATCGCGCGGGACATCCGGAGGAAGCTCCTCAAGAACTACAAGACCTGGTGCTCCTACCTCGGCAAGAGGCCGCACGTCCATGTGCCCAGCGGCGGACGCCGTGTCGCTCAGGGGGTCGGCCCTGACACACGCCGCGACCTACTGTACACCGCCCTCTACCTCCTCATCTGGGGCGAGGCGGCCAATTTGAGGTTCATGCCGGAGTGCCTCTGCTACATCTTCCACTACATGGGCACTCGATCTCAACCATGTCATCGACCAGTCGATTGA
- the LOC100282988 gene encoding protein kinase APK1A isoform X1, whose amino-acid sequence MGNCAGVEGNAEINPSFSAPNSSGTAGSKSVSKNAADTSTFGTKTSGSSSSVPPTPRTEAEILESSNVRKFSFGELKGSTRNFRPDSLLGEGGFGSVFKGWMDERTLAPVRPGAGIIVAVKKLKLDSFQGHREWLAEVNYLGQLSHPNLVKLIGYCLEDEQRLLVYEYMPRGSLEHHLFRSRLSLECFVRDIPPFLASRFMKKRTECYGVAGGSNFQPLPWNLRMKVALEAARGLAFLHGDQAKVIYRDFKTSNILLDSEYNAKLSDFGLAKDGPSGDKSHVSTRVMGTQGYAAPEYLATGHLTAKSDVYSYGVVLLELLSGQRALDKNRPPGQHNLVEWARPYITNKRRVIHVLDSRLGSQYSLPAAQKVATLALQCLSMDARCRPGMDQVVTALEQLQRPRAH is encoded by the exons ATGGGGAACTGCGCCGGCGTGGAGGGGAACGCCGAGATCAACCCTTCCTTCAGTGCCCCCAATTCCTCAG GGACCGCCGGTTCTAAGAGCGTCAGCAAGAACGCGGCCGACACCAGCACCTTCGGCACCAAGACGTCCGGCTCGTCGTCGTCGGTGCCGCCAACCCCTCGTACGGAGGCGGAGATCCTGGAGTCGTCGAATGTCCGCAAGTTCAGCTTCGGCGAGCTCAAAGGCTCCACGAGGAACTTCAGGCCGGACAGCCTGCTCGGGGAGGGGGGCTTCGGGTCCGTGTTCAAGGGGTGGATGGATGAGCGCACGCTCGCGCCCGTCAGGCCGGGCGCCGGGATCATCGTCGCCGTCAAGAAGCTCAAGCTCGACAGCTTCCAAGGGCACCGGGAATGGCTG GCGGAGGTCAATTACCTGGGGCAGTTATCCCACCCTAATCTCGTGAAACTCATCGGCTACTGCTTGGAGGACGAGCAGCGGCTTCTTGTGTACGAGTATATGCCGAGAGGGAGCCTGGAGCATCATCTCTTCAGGAGTAGGCTCTCTCTCGAGTGTTTCGTTCGCGATATCCCTCCATTCTTGGCTTCTCGCTTTATGAAAAAAAGGACTGAATGCTATGGTGTTGCAGGGGGCTCGAACTTCCAGCCGCTCCCATGGAACTTACGCATGAAGGTTGCTCTCGAGGCTGCCAGAGGTCTTGCTTTCCTGCACGGCGACCAGGCCAAAGTTATCTACCGCGATTTCAAGACCTCCAATATCCTTCTCGACTCG GAGTACAACGCAAAACTGTCTGATTTCGGTTTGGCAAAGGACGGTCCAAGCGGTGATAAGAGCCATGTTTCTACTAGGGTCATGGGGACACAAGGATACGCTGCCCCTGAATATCTTGCGACAG GCCATTTGACAGCGAAGAGCGATGTGTACAGCTACGGTGTGGTTCTTCTGGAGCTGCTGTCCGGGCAGCGCGCTCTGGACAAGAACCGCCCGCCCGGTCAGCACAATCTGGTGGAGTGGGCTAGACCTTACATCACCAACAAGAGGAGGGTCATTCATGTCCTGGACTCACGGCTGGGTTCCCAGTATTCCCTTCCCGCGGCTCAGAAGGTGGCAACACTGGCGCTGCAATGCTTATCGATGGACGCACGATGCAGGCCTGGCATGGATCAGGTTGTGACTGCATTAGAACAACTTCAAAGGCCAAGGGCTCACTGA
- the LOC100282988 gene encoding protein kinase APK1A (The RefSeq protein has 2 substitutions compared to this genomic sequence): MGNCAGVEGNAEINPSFSAPNSSGTAGSKSVSKNAADTGTFGTKTSGSSSSVPPTPRTEAEILESSNVRKFSFGELKGSTRNFRPDSLLGEGGFGSVFKGWMDERTLAPVRPGAGIIVAVKKLKLDSFQGHREWLAEVNYLGQLSHPNLVKLIGYCLEDEQRLLVYEYMPRGSLEHHLFRRGSNFQPLPWNLRMKVALEAARGLAFLHGDQAKVIYRDFKTSNILLDSEYNAKLSDFGLAKDGPSGDKSHVSTRVMGTQGYAAPEYLATGHLTAKSDVYSYGVVLLELLSGQRALDKNRPPGQHNLVEWARPYITNKRRVIHVLDSRLGSQYSLPAAQKVATLALQCLSMDARCRPAMDQVVTALEQLQRPRAH; the protein is encoded by the exons ATGGGGAACTGCGCCGGCGTGGAGGGGAACGCCGAGATCAACCCTTCCTTCAGTGCCCCCAATTCCTCAG GGACCGCCGGTTCTAAGAGCGTCAGCAAGAACGCGGCCGACACCAGCACCTTCGGCACCAAGACGTCCGGCTCGTCGTCGTCGGTGCCGCCAACCCCTCGTACGGAGGCGGAGATCCTGGAGTCGTCGAATGTCCGCAAGTTCAGCTTCGGCGAGCTCAAAGGCTCCACGAGGAACTTCAGGCCGGACAGCCTGCTCGGGGAGGGGGGCTTCGGGTCCGTGTTCAAGGGGTGGATGGATGAGCGCACGCTCGCGCCCGTCAGGCCGGGCGCCGGGATCATCGTCGCCGTCAAGAAGCTCAAGCTCGACAGCTTCCAAGGGCACCGGGAATGGCTG GCGGAGGTCAATTACCTGGGGCAGTTATCCCACCCTAATCTCGTGAAACTCATCGGCTACTGCTTGGAGGACGAGCAGCGGCTTCTTGTGTACGAGTATATGCCGAGAGGGAGCCTGGAGCATCATCTCTTCAGGA GGGGCTCGAACTTCCAGCCGCTCCCATGGAACTTACGCATGAAGGTTGCTCTCGAGGCTGCCAGAGGTCTTGCTTTCCTGCACGGCGACCAGGCCAAAGTTATCTACCGCGATTTCAAGACCTCCAATATCCTTCTCGACTCG GAGTACAACGCAAAACTGTCTGATTTCGGTTTGGCAAAGGACGGTCCAAGCGGTGATAAGAGCCATGTTTCTACTAGGGTCATGGGGACACAAGGATACGCTGCCCCTGAATATCTTGCGACAG GCCATTTGACAGCGAAGAGCGATGTGTACAGCTACGGTGTGGTTCTTCTGGAGCTGCTGTCCGGGCAGCGCGCTCTGGACAAGAACCGCCCGCCCGGTCAGCACAATCTGGTGGAGTGGGCTAGACCTTACATCACCAACAAGAGGAGGGTCATTCATGTCCTGGACTCACGGCTGGGTTCCCAGTATTCCCTTCCCGCGGCTCAGAAGGTGGCAACACTGGCGCTGCAATGCTTATCGATGGACGCACGATGCAGGCCTGGCATGGATCAGGTTGTGACTGCATTAGAACAACTTCAAAGGCCAAGGGCTCACTGA
- the LOC109943608 gene encoding protein ILITYHIA, whose amino-acid sequence MYNSSSMDSCPVLQHGLLLDRQQPRPHPGISKTTQQLDGIYALFAVLRLAVVDTKADGAILKEELWTLIAQNEPSLISLQLVILLF is encoded by the exons ATGTACAATTCAAGCAG CATGGACTCCTGCCCAGTTCTACAGCATGGACTCCTTCTAGACCGCCAACAACCCCGTCCGCACCCAGGCATCAGCAAGACAACACAACAATTGGATGGAATCTATGCACTCTTTGCAGTATTGAGGCTTGCTGTTGTTGATACAAAAGCAG ATGGTGCCATTCTGAAGGAGGAACTGTGGACATTGATTGCTCAAAATGAACCCTCATTAATCTCTTTACAGTTGGTAATTCTGTTGTTCTGA